Proteins from a single region of Acidovorax sp. NCPPB 3576:
- a CDS encoding amino acid ABC transporter substrate-binding protein has protein sequence MFRSIARLLPLLACALAPFSTFAQGPANTLQRIQETHSITLGVREAAWPFSFLDDKKAPAGYSVDLCLAAVEEIKRTLKLKELDVKYKVVSGTERIPKLEAGEIDLECGSTTNTKARQDRVAFSNTVFVAGIRVLVPKGTKMNVLQDLAGLPVAVSKGTTSEKLLTQLAVNEVKMQLKVFASDTEAFKAFQDGTVRAYANDDSLLLGMAAKNKAADKVALSQFVLSVEPYAIMMRKGDADLGAVVDRTLNRLYSSREIDALYKKWFATEQFNLPMARLSRESFSRPNKEPGVAMILGYSI, from the coding sequence ATGTTCCGCTCCATCGCCCGGCTGCTGCCGTTGCTCGCCTGCGCCCTTGCGCCGTTCTCCACTTTTGCCCAGGGTCCTGCCAACACCCTGCAGCGCATCCAGGAAACCCATTCCATCACCCTGGGCGTGCGCGAAGCGGCCTGGCCGTTCTCGTTCCTGGATGACAAGAAGGCCCCCGCGGGCTATTCCGTGGACCTGTGCCTGGCCGCGGTGGAGGAGATCAAGCGCACGCTCAAGCTCAAGGAACTGGACGTGAAATACAAGGTGGTGAGCGGCACGGAGCGCATCCCCAAGCTCGAAGCCGGCGAGATCGATCTCGAATGCGGCTCCACCACCAACACCAAGGCCCGGCAAGACCGCGTGGCGTTCAGCAACACCGTCTTCGTGGCGGGCATCCGCGTTCTGGTGCCCAAGGGCACCAAGATGAATGTGCTGCAGGACCTCGCCGGCCTGCCCGTGGCGGTGAGCAAGGGCACGACGTCCGAGAAGCTCCTGACGCAACTCGCCGTCAACGAGGTGAAGATGCAGCTCAAGGTGTTCGCGTCCGACACCGAGGCCTTCAAGGCCTTCCAGGACGGCACGGTGCGCGCCTATGCCAACGACGATTCGCTGCTGCTCGGCATGGCCGCCAAGAACAAGGCCGCGGACAAGGTGGCGCTGAGCCAGTTCGTGCTGTCGGTGGAGCCCTACGCGATCATGATGCGAAAGGGCGATGCCGATCTGGGCGCCGTGGTGGACCGCACGCTGAACCGCCTGTACTCCAGCCGCGAGATCGACGCGCTGTACAAGAAATGGTTTGCCACCGAGCAGTTCAACCTGCCCATGGCCCGCCTGAGCCGCGAGAGCTTCAGCCGCCCGAACAAGGAGCCGGGCGTGGCGATGATCCTGGGCTACTCCATCTGA
- a CDS encoding tyrosine recombinase XerC, protein MTDPVPTADAAPALATAAPTDPAVLRYLEHVRVEKRLAARTLALYTLDLQKLAHFAEGAGVPLLGLATAHIRRFVAQMHSGGRSGRGIALILSGWRGFFTWAGQQSLVPHNPVQGVRAPRAPKPLPKALQVDDAVRLAEFEHAGGDPWLEARDAAMVELLYGCGLRVGELVGLDAAPGPDTQRQGRGWIDLEAGEAHVFGKGSKRRSVPVGAAALAALHIWLAQRPQPFGGAASARLDAALFVGQRGQRLTAQSIWLRLRQRSQQAGLTTPVHPHMLRHSFASHLLQSSGDLRAVQELLGHANITTTQVYTRLDFQHLAKVYDAAHPRARKKSTD, encoded by the coding sequence ATGACCGATCCGGTGCCCACCGCCGATGCCGCGCCGGCGCTGGCCACCGCCGCGCCCACCGATCCGGCCGTGCTGCGCTATCTGGAGCACGTGCGCGTGGAAAAGCGCCTGGCCGCCCGCACCCTGGCCCTGTACACGCTGGACCTGCAAAAGCTCGCCCATTTCGCCGAAGGCGCGGGCGTGCCGCTGCTGGGCCTGGCCACCGCGCACATCCGCCGCTTCGTCGCACAGATGCACAGCGGCGGGCGCAGCGGGCGCGGCATCGCGCTCATTCTCTCGGGCTGGCGCGGGTTCTTCACCTGGGCCGGGCAGCAAAGCCTGGTGCCGCACAACCCCGTGCAGGGCGTGCGGGCGCCGCGCGCGCCCAAGCCGCTGCCCAAGGCCCTCCAGGTGGACGATGCGGTGCGCCTGGCCGAGTTCGAACACGCCGGTGGCGACCCCTGGCTGGAGGCGCGCGACGCCGCCATGGTGGAGCTGCTCTACGGCTGCGGCCTGCGGGTGGGCGAGCTGGTGGGGCTGGATGCCGCGCCCGGCCCCGACACCCAGCGCCAGGGGCGCGGCTGGATCGACCTGGAGGCCGGCGAGGCGCATGTCTTCGGCAAGGGCTCCAAGCGCCGCAGCGTGCCGGTGGGCGCAGCCGCGCTGGCTGCGCTGCACATCTGGCTGGCGCAGCGCCCGCAGCCTTTCGGCGGTGCGGCCTCGGCGCGGCTGGATGCGGCGCTGTTCGTGGGCCAGCGCGGCCAACGGCTCACGGCGCAGTCGATCTGGCTGCGCCTGCGCCAGCGCAGCCAGCAGGCGGGTCTGACCACGCCGGTGCATCCGCACATGCTGCGCCACTCGTTCGCCAGCCACCTGCTGCAATCGAGCGGCGACCTGCGCGCCGTGCAGGAGCTGCTGGGGCACGCCAACATCACCACCACGCAGGTCTATACGCGGCTCGATTTCCAGCACCTGGCCAAGGTGTACGACGCGGCCCATCCGCGCGCCCGCAAGAAATCCACCGATTGA
- a CDS encoding STAS domain-containing protein: protein MSKEESSPGLLSKMVRFVRNPTVNWTDLDSIDADRESQYSKQMLKEMIERKRRNDFVRRREFDQLRKLRKREALQGQRTEDPTARPSFFQSSMASPDDRAVTLKKIDEIEAQMSQQWWKSKNTATPSELGEAPAAPEAAAAAHDRAFAPTAPASLTGALSAPTAVQPLFSGESLLPSGSPEGAGAAPSPSQAVPAPAEQAPPPAPEVAPAEPEEFVHEPDLEEAAIRFANGDHAGAESGLLEVLAQHEHDDPQQQLEIWMTLFDLYRAIGEHERFDALAIEYAARFSRSAPLWFSMPELLGLQAQPAPAPAGFAQREFSWNSPTHLAAQSVLALQASLARSAPPWTLTWSRLATIDEAAVPLLANLFTQWAEQEVQLSFFGVEALNTVLESRTQSGDRETSPEWWRLRMAALRLMGRPDEFELVALDYCVTYEVSPPSWISPRCSYSSDDGGAPVPEAALQADLHASGYGDPSSMPAGLESAEPMASLSGHIEGDAVPLLAPFEEHLKPGAPLIIVCDRLVRVDFAAAGSVLNWAAEQQAHGHAVHFVNLQRLVAVFFNVIGVNEHAWVVPRKN, encoded by the coding sequence ATGAGCAAGGAAGAGTCTTCCCCCGGCCTGTTGTCCAAGATGGTTCGGTTCGTCCGCAACCCCACGGTCAACTGGACCGACCTCGATTCCATCGATGCCGACCGCGAAAGCCAGTACAGCAAGCAGATGCTCAAGGAGATGATCGAGCGCAAGCGCCGCAACGATTTCGTGCGGCGCCGGGAGTTCGACCAGTTGCGCAAGCTGCGCAAGCGCGAGGCCCTGCAGGGCCAGCGCACCGAAGACCCCACCGCGCGCCCCTCGTTCTTCCAAAGCAGCATGGCATCGCCCGACGACCGGGCCGTCACGCTCAAGAAGATCGACGAGATCGAAGCGCAGATGTCCCAGCAGTGGTGGAAAAGCAAGAACACCGCCACGCCGAGCGAACTGGGCGAGGCCCCGGCAGCACCGGAGGCCGCGGCGGCAGCCCATGACAGGGCGTTCGCGCCCACGGCGCCGGCCAGCCTGACCGGCGCGCTGTCGGCCCCGACCGCCGTGCAGCCGCTGTTTTCGGGCGAGAGCCTGCTGCCCTCCGGCTCGCCCGAGGGGGCCGGCGCGGCGCCATCGCCTTCGCAGGCGGTGCCGGCACCCGCTGAACAGGCCCCGCCACCGGCGCCCGAGGTGGCGCCTGCAGAACCGGAGGAATTCGTGCACGAACCCGACCTCGAGGAAGCCGCCATCCGCTTTGCCAATGGCGACCATGCCGGCGCGGAGTCCGGTCTGCTCGAAGTGCTGGCGCAGCACGAGCATGACGATCCCCAGCAGCAGCTGGAGATCTGGATGACGCTGTTCGACCTGTACCGCGCCATCGGGGAGCACGAGCGCTTCGACGCCCTGGCGATCGAGTATGCGGCGCGCTTCAGCCGATCGGCGCCGCTGTGGTTTTCCATGCCGGAACTGCTGGGCCTGCAGGCGCAGCCCGCGCCGGCCCCCGCGGGCTTTGCGCAGCGCGAGTTCAGCTGGAACTCGCCGACCCACCTGGCCGCGCAATCGGTCCTGGCGCTGCAAGCATCGCTGGCCCGCTCCGCGCCGCCCTGGACGCTCACCTGGTCGCGCCTTGCCACCATAGACGAGGCGGCCGTGCCCCTGCTGGCCAACCTGTTCACGCAGTGGGCGGAGCAGGAGGTGCAGCTGTCCTTCTTCGGCGTGGAAGCCCTCAACACGGTGCTGGAATCCCGCACGCAGTCCGGCGACCGGGAGACCTCGCCCGAATGGTGGCGCCTGCGCATGGCGGCGCTGCGCCTCATGGGCCGGCCCGACGAATTCGAACTGGTGGCGCTCGACTACTGCGTGACCTACGAGGTCTCGCCCCCATCGTGGATCTCTCCGCGGTGCAGCTATTCCAGTGACGACGGCGGGGCTCCCGTGCCCGAGGCCGCGTTGCAGGCCGACCTGCACGCCTCGGGCTATGGCGATCCATCGTCCATGCCGGCGGGCCTGGAAAGCGCCGAGCCCATGGCCTCGCTGTCGGGCCACATCGAAGGCGATGCGGTCCCGCTGCTGGCGCCCTTCGAAGAGCATCTCAAGCCCGGCGCGCCGCTGATCATCGTTTGCGACCGCCTGGTGCGCGTGGATTTCGCGGCGGCCGGATCGGTCCTCAACTGGGCGGCCGAGCAGCAGGCCCATGGTCATGCGGTGCACTTCGTCAACCTGCAGCGGCTGGTGGCGGTGTTCTTCAACGTGATCGGCGTGAACGAACACGCCTGGGTCGTTCCGCGCAAGAACTGA
- the dksA gene encoding RNA polymerase-binding protein DksA: MKAEPSKPEADAKAPSSGTVRAAAKAPAKPKAAVPVPAPAGPSSEPARSPRPSSRLAQLTVPSMAPAVASTAAKASYTHTMPTTLQNSVAAAKKDPKLAGNWKTKSAEELSDAEVLAMPDSEYMNEKQLAFFRHKLVQLKQDMHNNAGETTEHLREDTVVVPDPADRATIEEEHALELRTRDRERKLLKKIEQSIGRIDAGDYGYCDETGEPIGVGRLLARPTATLSLEAQQRRELKQKMFGD, translated from the coding sequence GTGAAAGCCGAACCCAGCAAACCCGAGGCGGATGCCAAGGCACCCTCCAGCGGCACCGTCCGCGCGGCCGCCAAGGCGCCCGCAAAGCCCAAAGCCGCAGTGCCCGTGCCTGCACCCGCGGGGCCGTCCAGCGAACCCGCGCGCAGTCCCCGGCCATCTTCCCGTTTGGCCCAATTGACCGTACCATCCATGGCACCCGCGGTGGCCTCCACCGCCGCCAAAGCCAGCTACACACACACCATGCCTACGACCCTGCAAAATTCCGTCGCGGCCGCCAAGAAAGATCCCAAGCTGGCCGGCAACTGGAAAACCAAGTCCGCCGAAGAGCTGAGCGATGCCGAAGTGCTCGCCATGCCCGACAGCGAGTACATGAACGAAAAGCAACTGGCGTTCTTCCGCCACAAGCTGGTGCAGCTCAAGCAGGACATGCACAACAACGCCGGTGAAACCACCGAGCACCTGCGCGAAGACACCGTGGTCGTGCCCGACCCCGCCGACCGGGCCACCATCGAAGAAGAGCACGCCCTCGAACTGCGCACGCGCGACCGCGAACGCAAGCTGCTCAAGAAGATCGAGCAATCCATCGGCCGCATCGATGCGGGCGACTACGGCTACTGCGACGAGACGGGCGAGCCCATCGGCGTCGGCCGCCTGCTGGCACGCCCCACGGCCACGCTGTCGCTGGAAGCGCAGCAGCGCCGCGAACTCAAGCAAAAGATGTTCGGGGATTGA
- a CDS encoding CobW family GTP-binding protein yields the protein MSLIPATILTGFLGSGKTTLLKRLLSEAHGQKIAVIENEFGEENIDNDILVTESKEQIIQMSNGCICCTIREDLRETLQLLAAKKRKGLLDFDRIVIETTGLADPGPVAQTFFMDEEIAETYLIDSIITLVDAKHAPQQLNDRQEARRQVGFADQIFLSKTDLVAKEETDALIHRLKHMNPRAPIKAVHFGEVPLAEVLDLRGFNLNAKLDIDPDFLKEDDHGHDHDHGHDHGHEHHDHDHAHGEHCDHPSHQQGQGHGHHHHHDDDVKSFVYRAERPFDPAKLEDFLGAIVNIYGPRMLRYKGVLNMKGTERKVIFQGVHQLMGSDLGPQWAEGEHRLSKMVFIGIDLPKDIFLQGLEQCLAE from the coding sequence ATGTCCCTCATTCCCGCCACCATCCTGACCGGCTTCCTGGGCTCGGGCAAGACGACGCTGCTCAAGCGCCTGCTGTCCGAGGCCCACGGCCAGAAGATCGCCGTGATCGAAAACGAGTTCGGCGAAGAGAACATCGACAACGACATCCTGGTCACCGAATCCAAGGAGCAGATCATCCAGATGAGCAACGGCTGCATCTGCTGCACCATCCGCGAAGACCTGCGCGAGACGCTGCAATTGCTGGCCGCCAAGAAGCGCAAGGGCCTGCTCGACTTCGACCGCATCGTGATCGAGACCACGGGCCTGGCCGACCCCGGCCCCGTGGCGCAGACCTTCTTCATGGACGAAGAGATCGCCGAGACCTACCTGATCGATTCCATCATCACCCTGGTGGACGCCAAGCACGCGCCCCAGCAGCTCAACGACCGCCAGGAGGCACGCCGCCAGGTGGGCTTCGCCGACCAGATCTTCCTGTCCAAGACCGACCTGGTGGCCAAGGAAGAAACCGACGCGCTGATCCACCGTCTCAAGCACATGAACCCGCGCGCGCCGATCAAGGCGGTGCATTTCGGCGAAGTGCCGCTGGCGGAGGTGCTGGACCTGCGCGGCTTCAACCTGAACGCCAAGCTCGACATCGACCCGGACTTCCTCAAGGAAGACGACCACGGGCATGACCACGATCACGGCCACGATCACGGCCATGAGCACCACGATCACGACCATGCGCACGGCGAGCATTGCGACCACCCCTCGCACCAGCAAGGCCAGGGTCACGGCCACCACCATCACCACGACGACGACGTCAAGAGCTTCGTCTACCGCGCCGAGCGCCCGTTCGATCCCGCCAAGCTGGAGGACTTCCTGGGCGCCATCGTCAACATCTACGGCCCGCGCATGCTGCGCTACAAGGGCGTGCTGAACATGAAGGGCACCGAGCGCAAGGTGATCTTCCAGGGCGTGCACCAGCTCATGGGCAGCGACCTGGGCCCGCAGTGGGCCGAAGGCGAACACCGTTTGAGCAAGATGGTCTTCATCGGCATCGACCTGCCCAAGGACATCTTTCTCCAAGGCCTGGAACAGTGCCTGGCCGAGTAG
- a CDS encoding methyl-accepting chemotaxis protein, translating to MLHFGPLKVATRLALLLAFLCLLAAGVGTAGLLGMAGSNAALVSVYHDRVVPLKQIKTVADAYAVNVVDTAHKVRDGAMTPPQGLDSIAIARKDIDAQWSAYLSTHLIGEERLLVAQFRPLQVAADAAVARLEDLLRAGDIAGLTAFAAREMYPALDPLQTVLSSLTQVQLDTAQADYEAAEAAFQRTRLWIVAAVALGVLAALGFGYLVARSILRELGAEPATAAALARSVAQGDLTVAIALAPGDDTSLMAQLRHMRDHLATVVTAIHESAESVSAAASQIAQGNGDLSARTEGQAGALQQTAASMEQLSATVRHNADSARQADQLAKTASAVAREGGAVVSDVIQTMRGINDSSRQIADITGVIDAIAFQTNILALNAAVEAARAGNQGRGFAVVAGEVRHLAQRAAQAAGEIKGLITASVERVNAGTALVDRAGQTMGSVVSSIGGLTGLVGEITAASREQSEGVDQINGAVTQMDQTTQHNAAMVEEMAAAAAALSSRARELLASVAAFKLPQRPVLAAPRIPRRLVRG from the coding sequence ATGCTGCACTTCGGTCCTTTGAAAGTCGCCACCCGCCTGGCCCTGCTCCTGGCCTTCCTGTGCCTGCTCGCCGCGGGCGTCGGCACCGCCGGCCTGCTGGGCATGGCGGGCTCCAATGCCGCGCTCGTGTCGGTCTATCACGACCGCGTCGTGCCGCTCAAGCAGATCAAGACCGTGGCGGACGCCTACGCCGTGAACGTGGTGGACACGGCGCACAAGGTGCGCGACGGTGCCATGACGCCCCCGCAGGGGCTCGACTCGATCGCCATCGCACGCAAGGACATCGACGCGCAGTGGTCGGCCTACCTGTCCACCCACCTGATCGGCGAGGAGCGCCTGCTGGTGGCCCAGTTCCGTCCGCTGCAGGTCGCAGCCGATGCCGCGGTGGCCCGGCTGGAAGACCTGCTGCGGGCCGGCGACATCGCCGGCCTGACCGCCTTCGCGGCGCGTGAGATGTACCCGGCGCTCGATCCGCTGCAGACGGTGCTGTCGTCCCTCACGCAGGTGCAGCTGGACACGGCGCAGGCCGACTACGAAGCCGCGGAAGCCGCCTTCCAGCGCACCCGCCTGTGGATCGTGGCGGCCGTGGCGCTGGGGGTGCTGGCCGCGCTCGGCTTCGGCTATCTCGTGGCGCGCAGCATCCTGCGCGAACTGGGCGCCGAGCCCGCCACCGCCGCCGCCCTGGCGCGCAGCGTGGCACAAGGCGACCTCACGGTGGCGATCGCCCTCGCCCCCGGCGACGACACCAGCCTGATGGCGCAATTGCGGCACATGCGCGACCACCTCGCCACCGTGGTGACCGCCATCCACGAAAGCGCGGAAAGCGTCTCGGCCGCCGCGTCGCAGATCGCCCAGGGCAACGGCGACCTGTCGGCCCGCACCGAAGGCCAGGCCGGCGCGCTGCAGCAGACGGCGGCGTCCATGGAGCAGCTCAGCGCCACGGTGCGCCACAACGCCGACAGCGCGCGGCAGGCCGACCAACTCGCAAAGACGGCCTCCGCCGTGGCCCGCGAGGGCGGCGCGGTGGTGTCGGACGTGATCCAGACCATGCGCGGCATCAACGACAGCAGCCGCCAGATCGCGGACATCACCGGCGTGATCGATGCCATCGCCTTCCAGACCAACATCCTGGCGCTGAACGCCGCCGTGGAAGCGGCCCGCGCCGGCAACCAGGGCCGGGGCTTCGCCGTGGTCGCGGGCGAGGTGCGGCACCTGGCCCAGCGCGCGGCCCAGGCGGCCGGCGAGATCAAGGGCCTCATCACCGCCAGCGTGGAGCGCGTCAACGCGGGCACCGCCCTGGTGGACCGCGCGGGCCAGACCATGGGCAGCGTGGTGAGCAGCATCGGCGGCCTGACAGGACTGGTCGGAGAGATCACCGCCGCCAGCCGCGAGCAGAGCGAGGGCGTGGACCAGATCAACGGCGCCGTGACGCAGATGGACCAGACCACCCAGCACAACGCAGCCATGGTCGAGGAAATGGCCGCCGCTGCCGCCGCCCTGAGCAGCCGGGCACGCGAGCTGCTGGCCTCGGTGGCGGCCTTCAAGCTGCCCCAGCGCCCGGTCCTGGCGGCCCCGCGCATCCCGCGGCGCCTGGTGCGCGGCTGA
- a CDS encoding DUF484 family protein, which produces MTIPHSTQVPPITEDDIAEFLAQTPGFFERHAEVLASVQITSPHGQRAVSLQERQAEMLREKIKGLEQRIMEMVRNSNENTAIAHKIHRWTRELAEARNPSSLPHVVEEGIRRLFDVPQAALRLWDVAPTYAGAAYAEGASEDARAFASSLTMPFCGPNLGFEPTAWLPDASQVQSLALLPLRQGAIDSTEPAFGLLVLGSADPQRFDAAMGTDFLARMAELASGALSRLR; this is translated from the coding sequence ATGACCATTCCCCACAGCACCCAGGTTCCCCCCATCACCGAAGACGACATCGCCGAGTTCCTGGCGCAGACGCCGGGCTTCTTCGAGCGCCATGCCGAGGTGCTGGCCAGCGTGCAGATCACCAGCCCCCACGGCCAGCGCGCCGTGAGCCTGCAGGAGCGCCAGGCCGAGATGCTGCGCGAGAAGATCAAGGGCCTGGAGCAGCGCATCATGGAGATGGTGCGCAACAGCAACGAGAACACGGCCATCGCCCACAAGATCCACCGCTGGACGCGCGAGCTGGCCGAGGCCCGCAACCCCTCCAGCCTGCCGCATGTGGTCGAGGAAGGCATTCGCCGCCTGTTCGACGTGCCCCAGGCCGCGCTGCGCCTGTGGGACGTGGCCCCCACCTATGCCGGTGCGGCCTATGCCGAGGGTGCGAGCGAAGACGCGCGCGCCTTCGCCTCGTCGCTCACCATGCCCTTTTGCGGCCCCAACCTGGGGTTCGAGCCGACGGCCTGGCTGCCCGATGCATCGCAGGTGCAGTCGCTGGCCTTGCTGCCGCTGCGCCAGGGCGCGATCGACAGCACCGAGCCGGCCTTCGGTTTGCTGGTGCTGGGGTCGGCCGATCCGCAGCGCTTCGATGCGGCCATGGGCACGGATTTTCTCGCCCGCATGGCGGAACTGGCCAGCGGCGCGCTCTCGCGCCTGCGCTGA
- the dapF gene encoding diaminopimelate epimerase: MHIRFTKMQGAGNDFVVIDETQGRLGLTAAQYRFLGDRHFGVGADQILTVRPSPAEGIDFEYVIHNADGGEVEQCGNGARCFARFVRDKGLTTRDRIRVRTRAGDIAPELTPDGRVTVDMGRPVLDPARVPFDTTGLTPVMQGLGQKWPLAHDSLGGDTIVFVAVVSMGNPHAVQLVDDVDTAPVAQTGPLIERHARFPQRVNAGYLQVVDRTRVRLRVYERGAGETLACGTGACAAVVAGIRLGLLDARVDVHTRGGLLTIAWNGGDTDPVFMTGPATTVFEGQIDIPDTP, encoded by the coding sequence ATGCACATCCGCTTCACCAAGATGCAGGGCGCGGGCAACGATTTCGTCGTGATCGATGAAACGCAGGGCCGCCTGGGCCTCACCGCCGCGCAATACCGTTTCCTGGGCGACCGCCACTTCGGCGTGGGCGCCGACCAGATCCTCACCGTCCGACCCTCGCCCGCCGAGGGCATCGACTTCGAATATGTCATCCACAACGCCGATGGCGGCGAGGTGGAGCAGTGCGGCAACGGCGCGCGCTGCTTCGCCCGCTTCGTGCGCGACAAGGGCCTGACCACCCGCGACCGCATCCGCGTGCGCACCCGCGCCGGCGACATCGCCCCCGAACTCACCCCCGACGGCCGCGTGACGGTGGACATGGGCCGCCCGGTGCTCGACCCCGCGCGCGTTCCGTTCGACACCACGGGCCTCACCCCCGTCATGCAGGGCTTGGGGCAAAAATGGCCTCTGGCGCATGATTCACTAGGGGGTGATACTATTGTTTTTGTAGCGGTTGTTTCCATGGGCAATCCGCACGCGGTGCAGCTCGTGGACGACGTGGACACCGCGCCCGTCGCGCAGACCGGCCCGCTCATCGAGCGCCATGCGCGCTTTCCGCAGCGCGTGAACGCGGGCTACCTCCAGGTCGTGGACCGCACCCGGGTGCGCCTGCGCGTGTACGAGCGCGGCGCCGGCGAGACGCTGGCCTGCGGCACGGGCGCCTGCGCCGCCGTGGTGGCCGGCATCCGCCTGGGGCTGCTCGATGCGCGGGTGGACGTGCACACGCGCGGCGGCCTCCTCACCATCGCCTGGAACGGCGGCGACACGGACCCGGTCTTCATGACCGGCCCCGCCACCACCGTCTTCGAAGGCCAGATCGACATTCCCGACACACCATGA
- a CDS encoding class I SAM-dependent rRNA methyltransferase, whose translation MKTLRLHPGKERSLLRRHPWIFESAIAKGGGDSGETVRVESHEGQFLAWAAFSPTSRIRARVWSFDEAQRIDASFLIAICRRSICARGRFGIESDGVRLVHGESDGLPGLIVDRYGDTLVAQFTSAGTERWKDVIADALLQETGLARLYERSDASVRALEGLEPATGWLRGEGETGLTIREHGWRLTLDIAEGHKTGFYLDQRDSRKRFADATQRLGFQRVLNCYCYTGGFTVAALSGGAGHVTSIDSSGPALERAGAHVALNGFEAGRADFLDADVNASLRQFLKEGRTFDAIVLDPPKFAPTAAHADRAARAYKDINRLALQLLEPGGMLYTFSCSGGISADLFHKIVASAGADAGVDGFILERLGGAPDHPMTLEFPEGEYLKGLAVMRKPA comes from the coding sequence ATGAAAACCCTCCGCCTGCACCCCGGCAAAGAGCGCTCCCTGCTGCGCCGCCATCCCTGGATCTTCGAATCGGCCATCGCCAAGGGCGGCGGCGACAGCGGCGAAACCGTGCGCGTGGAATCGCACGAAGGCCAGTTCCTCGCCTGGGCCGCGTTCAGCCCGACCTCGCGCATCCGCGCACGCGTGTGGAGCTTCGACGAAGCCCAGCGCATCGATGCTTCTTTTTTGATAGCAATATGCCGGCGTTCCATATGCGCCAGAGGCCGATTCGGCATTGAAAGCGATGGGGTGCGCCTGGTGCATGGCGAGTCCGACGGGCTGCCCGGCCTGATCGTGGACCGCTATGGCGACACCCTGGTGGCGCAGTTCACCAGTGCCGGCACCGAGCGCTGGAAGGACGTGATCGCCGACGCGCTGCTGCAGGAAACCGGGCTCGCCCGCCTCTACGAACGCTCCGACGCCAGCGTGCGCGCGCTGGAGGGGCTGGAGCCGGCCACCGGCTGGCTGCGCGGCGAGGGCGAGACGGGCCTCACGATCCGCGAACACGGCTGGCGCCTGACGCTGGACATCGCCGAAGGCCACAAGACCGGCTTCTACCTCGACCAGCGCGACAGCCGCAAGCGATTTGCCGACGCCACGCAGCGCCTGGGCTTTCAGCGCGTGCTCAACTGCTACTGCTACACGGGCGGGTTCACCGTGGCGGCGCTCTCGGGCGGGGCGGGGCACGTGACCTCGATCGATTCGTCCGGTCCGGCGCTGGAGCGCGCGGGGGCGCACGTCGCCCTGAACGGCTTCGAGGCCGGCCGCGCGGATTTCCTCGATGCCGACGTGAACGCCTCGCTGCGGCAGTTCCTCAAGGAAGGGCGCACCTTCGACGCCATCGTGCTGGACCCGCCGAAGTTCGCGCCCACCGCCGCGCACGCCGACCGGGCCGCGCGCGCCTACAAGGACATCAACCGCCTGGCGCTGCAGCTGCTGGAGCCGGGCGGCATGCTGTACACCTTCTCGTGTTCGGGAGGTATCAGCGCCGACCTGTTCCACAAGATCGTCGCCTCGGCCGGAGCGGATGCGGGGGTGGACGGCTTCATCCTGGAGCGCCTGGGCGGCGCGCCCGACCACCCGATGACGCTGGAGTTTCCCGAGGGCGAATACCTCAAGGGCCTGGCTGTGATGCGAAAGCCGGCCTGA
- a CDS encoding ROK family protein translates to MRACIDIGGTKIAVALAPAGTGLAELVARRTEPTAKTGAPDALARQALRMVDEACAEAGITRAQLQATGISSCGPFALRDGQVELATPNICGGLAGPGREAPNDWMQIPLQAPLAAALGTVHAQNDAVAALLAERRWGALQGLDHCAYVTWSTGVGVGLCVDGRVLRGKNGNAGHAGHSFSSDGPGDALCGCGNVGDVESLVAGSSMPRRFGHDAEQLVDAAKRGDAAAHAAVAGMCRVLGRMLYNLVATLDLQRISIGGSVFLHHQDYLLPMLQAEVSAHLPALTAGVQLVPAGLGLQVGDYAALAVASG, encoded by the coding sequence ATGAGAGCATGCATCGACATCGGCGGCACGAAGATCGCCGTCGCCCTGGCGCCCGCGGGCACCGGCCTGGCCGAACTGGTGGCGCGCCGCACCGAACCCACCGCCAAGACCGGCGCGCCCGACGCCCTGGCCCGGCAGGCCCTGCGCATGGTGGACGAGGCCTGCGCCGAAGCGGGCATCACCCGCGCGCAACTGCAGGCCACCGGCATTTCGTCCTGCGGGCCTTTCGCGCTGCGTGACGGCCAGGTGGAACTGGCCACCCCCAACATCTGCGGCGGCCTGGCCGGCCCCGGGCGCGAGGCGCCGAACGACTGGATGCAGATCCCCCTGCAGGCGCCGCTGGCGGCCGCGCTGGGCACGGTCCATGCGCAAAACGATGCCGTCGCCGCGCTGCTGGCCGAGCGCCGCTGGGGCGCGCTGCAGGGCCTGGACCACTGCGCCTACGTGACCTGGAGCACCGGCGTGGGCGTGGGCCTGTGCGTGGACGGCCGGGTGCTGCGCGGCAAGAACGGCAATGCGGGCCACGCGGGCCACAGCTTTTCCAGCGACGGGCCCGGCGATGCGCTGTGCGGCTGCGGCAACGTGGGCGATGTCGAATCCCTCGTGGCCGGCAGTTCGATGCCGCGCCGCTTCGGCCATGATGCCGAACAGCTGGTGGATGCGGCCAAGCGGGGCGATGCCGCCGCGCACGCCGCGGTGGCGGGCATGTGCCGCGTGCTGGGACGCATGCTCTACAACCTGGTGGCCACGCTGGACCTGCAGCGCATCAGCATCGGGGGCAGCGTGTTCCTGCACCACCAGGATTACCTGCTGCCGATGCTGCAGGCCGAGGTGTCGGCCCATCTGCCCGCGCTCACGGCCGGCGTGCAGCTGGTGCCGGCCGGCCTGGGGCTGCAGGTGGGCGACTATGCGGCGCTGGCGGTGGCCAGCGGCTGA